A single region of the Vicia villosa cultivar HV-30 ecotype Madison, WI linkage group LG4, Vvil1.0, whole genome shotgun sequence genome encodes:
- the LOC131596464 gene encoding kinesin-like protein KIN-7N isoform X1, protein MEKICVAVRVRPLVSEDSVNGSFWKVEDNRISLHKIHGTPFSGSSYAFDHIFDESSTNSSVYELLTKDIILAALNGFNGTAFAYGQTSSGKTFTMNGCETDPGVIPLAVKDIFATIETMSKREFLIRVSYMEIYNEEINDLLVVENQKLQIHESLERGVFVAGLREEIVNNAEQVLNLIKAGEENRHFGETNMNVRSSRSHTIFRMVIESKGKDFNSSDDSSNDIVRVSVLNLVDLAGSERIAKTGADGVRLKEGKYINKSLMILGNVINKLSDGSKQKGHIPYRDSKLTRILQPALGGNAKTSIICTVAPEEVHIEETKGTLQFASRASRITNCVQVNEILTDAALLKRQQLEIEELRKKLEGSHAGVLEQEVLKLRNDLLKYEMERGKLEMELEEERKSRNQWMKEERMKIENSNTTSFSISNGGTNDNQAPRYSRRQGFMEEYSDINGASQGDIFKSPCLKEASAFVVKRSKNSTLLDSSPPDSSPLPDAFSNVADEDMWLKMNNGFVADLDSLQLTPPRNYQSFPPNDTTPGCINQIEKYEQEVQALRRQLELAHEKINELERKHSDEVPSSKQLIGKSLDNQQETQLIQDLPLRLTESVENYKDSFEEVLSVMQKFALDGKFSTEKMLSTMSEIGAQLFSTLEGHFTMYRNGERSSTGNNAIIQEQRKEFHKRMNNIITSLELSESSTTGNEERPPLCSCEHKGCGLRGETETAYSKDALNESLEKELLLLKNERDSLLQKLSESSDKFAMVSNQKEDALKDLNTEVQRRKNLEGEVKQFTAAFVRRQQSLISLRSDLKTKIENWRAQTPI, encoded by the exons atggAGAAGATCTGCGTAGCCGTTCGAGTTCGTCCTCTGGTCTCCGAAGATTCCGTCAATGGAAGCTTCTGGAAAGTCGAAGATAACCGTATCTCGCTTCACAAGATTCACGGAACTCCATTTTCCGGCTCTTCATATGCTTTCG ATCATATATTCGATGAATCTAGCACCAATTCAAGTGTCTATGAGCTTCTCACTAAGGATATCATTCTCGCTGCACTCAATGGCTTCAACG GGACTGCATTTGCTTATGGACAGACAAGTAGTGGGAAGACTTTCACGATGAATGGTTGTGAAACTGACCCGGGAGTGATTCCTCTGGCAGTTAAAGACATATTTGCAACAATAGAGACG ATGTCTAAACGGGAGTTTTTAATTCGTGTTTCCTACATGGAGATTTATAATGAGGAGATTAATGACCTTCTTGTTGTTGAAAACCAGAAATTACAAATTCACGAGAGTCTGGAG cGGGGAGTATTTGTTGCAGGACTCAGAGAGGAAATTGTCAATAATGCTGAACAAGTGCTAAATCTCATCAAAGCAGGGGAAG AGAATAGGCACTTTGGTGAGACAAATATGAATGTTAGAAGTAGCAGATCACATACCATATTTAGAATG GTGATTGAAAGCAAGGGGAAGGATTTCAATTCTTCTGATGATTCTTCGAATGACATTGTTCGAGTTTCAGTCTTG AATTTAGTAGATCTTGCTGGATCTGAAAGGATCGCAAAGACCGGAGCTGATGGAGTACGTTTGAAAGAAGGAAAATATATTAACAAGAGCTTGATGATTCTAGGAAATGTGATTAATAAACTAAGTGATGGCTCAAAACAAAA GGGGCATATCCCATATCGTGATAGTAAGTTAACACGAATACTCCAACCCGCTCTTGGTGGAAATGCCAAAACGTCCATTATTTGTACCGTAGCACCAGAAGAG GTTCACATTGAAGAAACAAAGGGAACTCTTCAGTTTGCTAGTAGAGCCAGTCGCATAACCAATTGTGTTCAAGTGAATGAG ATTCTGACTGATGCAGCATTGTTAAAGCGGCAGCAGTTAGAGATTGAAGAGCTTCGTAAGAAACTTGAG GGATCCCATGCTGGGGTGCTCGAGCAAGAGGTTCTTAAACTCAGGAACGATTTGCTCAAG TATGAAATGGAGCGTGGGAAGCTTGAAATGGAACTGGAAGAGGAGAGAAAATCGCGTAATCAATGGATGAAAGAGGAACGGATGAAAATTGAAAATTCCAATACTACATCGTTCTCAATCTCAAACGGTGGGACGAATGACAACCAG GCTCCTAGATATTCGAGGAGACAGGGATTTATGGAAGAGTACAGTGACATTAACGGTGCGTCTCAAGGAGATATATTTAAATCTCCCTGTTTAAAAGAAGCAAGTGCTTTTGTTGTCAAGCGGTCAAAGAATTCAACGTTGCTAGATAGTAGTCCGCCAGATAGTAGTCCTCTTCCAGATGCTTTCAGCAATGTGGCAGATGAAGATATGTGGTTGAAAATGAACAATGGTTTTGTTGCGGACCTTGATTCTCTTCAATTGACTCCCCCTCGAAATTATCAATCATTCCCACCAAACGATACAACTCCT GGTTGTATAAATCAAATTGAAAAGTACGAACAGGAGGTTCAAGCTTTGAGAAGACAACTAGAGCTTGCTCATGAAAAGATAAATGAACTCGAG AGAAAGCATTCAGATGAAGTACCATCAAGCAAGCAATTAATAGGCAAGAGCCTAGACAATCAACAAGAAACACAACTTATTCAAGATTTGCCTCTGAGGTTAACGGAATCCGTGGAAAACTACAAAGATAGCTTTGAGGAGGTTTTATCAGTAATGCAG AAAtttgctttggatggaaaattctCAACCGAAAAGATGCTTTCAACCATGAGTGAAATTGGTGCACAGCTATTTTCAACGTTGGAAGGTCACTTTACAATGTATAGAAATGGTGAAAGGTCTTCCACCGGAAACAACGCTATAATCCAAGAACAACGAAAAGAGTTTCATAAGAGGATGAATAACATAATTACATCACTGGAGTTATCAGAAAGCTCAACAACAGGAAATGAAGAGAGGCCTCCTTTGTGCAGCTGCGAACACAAG GGCTGTGGTTTGAGAGGAGAAACAGAAACTGCTTACTCAAAGGATGCTTTAAATGAAAGCCTCGAAAAGGAGTTACTACTATTGAAGAACGAAAGAGATTCCTTGCTACAGAAGTTATCTGAATCGTCTGATAAATTTGCAATGGTTTCAAACCAAAAGGAAGATGCATTGAAAGATTTAAATACTGAAGTACAGAGAAGAAAAAATCTAGAAGGGGAGGTTAAGCAGTTTACTGCAGCTTTTGTCCGTCGTCAGCAATCACTTATTTCATTGCGTAGTGATCTTAAGACCAAAATAGAGAATtggagagctcaaacaccaatTTAA
- the LOC131596464 gene encoding kinesin-like protein KIN-7N isoform X2: MSKREFLIRVSYMEIYNEEINDLLVVENQKLQIHESLERGVFVAGLREEIVNNAEQVLNLIKAGEENRHFGETNMNVRSSRSHTIFRMVIESKGKDFNSSDDSSNDIVRVSVLNLVDLAGSERIAKTGADGVRLKEGKYINKSLMILGNVINKLSDGSKQKGHIPYRDSKLTRILQPALGGNAKTSIICTVAPEEVHIEETKGTLQFASRASRITNCVQVNEILTDAALLKRQQLEIEELRKKLEGSHAGVLEQEVLKLRNDLLKYEMERGKLEMELEEERKSRNQWMKEERMKIENSNTTSFSISNGGTNDNQAPRYSRRQGFMEEYSDINGASQGDIFKSPCLKEASAFVVKRSKNSTLLDSSPPDSSPLPDAFSNVADEDMWLKMNNGFVADLDSLQLTPPRNYQSFPPNDTTPGCINQIEKYEQEVQALRRQLELAHEKINELERKHSDEVPSSKQLIGKSLDNQQETQLIQDLPLRLTESVENYKDSFEEVLSVMQKFALDGKFSTEKMLSTMSEIGAQLFSTLEGHFTMYRNGERSSTGNNAIIQEQRKEFHKRMNNIITSLELSESSTTGNEERPPLCSCEHKGCGLRGETETAYSKDALNESLEKELLLLKNERDSLLQKLSESSDKFAMVSNQKEDALKDLNTEVQRRKNLEGEVKQFTAAFVRRQQSLISLRSDLKTKIENWRAQTPI, encoded by the exons ATGTCTAAACGGGAGTTTTTAATTCGTGTTTCCTACATGGAGATTTATAATGAGGAGATTAATGACCTTCTTGTTGTTGAAAACCAGAAATTACAAATTCACGAGAGTCTGGAG cGGGGAGTATTTGTTGCAGGACTCAGAGAGGAAATTGTCAATAATGCTGAACAAGTGCTAAATCTCATCAAAGCAGGGGAAG AGAATAGGCACTTTGGTGAGACAAATATGAATGTTAGAAGTAGCAGATCACATACCATATTTAGAATG GTGATTGAAAGCAAGGGGAAGGATTTCAATTCTTCTGATGATTCTTCGAATGACATTGTTCGAGTTTCAGTCTTG AATTTAGTAGATCTTGCTGGATCTGAAAGGATCGCAAAGACCGGAGCTGATGGAGTACGTTTGAAAGAAGGAAAATATATTAACAAGAGCTTGATGATTCTAGGAAATGTGATTAATAAACTAAGTGATGGCTCAAAACAAAA GGGGCATATCCCATATCGTGATAGTAAGTTAACACGAATACTCCAACCCGCTCTTGGTGGAAATGCCAAAACGTCCATTATTTGTACCGTAGCACCAGAAGAG GTTCACATTGAAGAAACAAAGGGAACTCTTCAGTTTGCTAGTAGAGCCAGTCGCATAACCAATTGTGTTCAAGTGAATGAG ATTCTGACTGATGCAGCATTGTTAAAGCGGCAGCAGTTAGAGATTGAAGAGCTTCGTAAGAAACTTGAG GGATCCCATGCTGGGGTGCTCGAGCAAGAGGTTCTTAAACTCAGGAACGATTTGCTCAAG TATGAAATGGAGCGTGGGAAGCTTGAAATGGAACTGGAAGAGGAGAGAAAATCGCGTAATCAATGGATGAAAGAGGAACGGATGAAAATTGAAAATTCCAATACTACATCGTTCTCAATCTCAAACGGTGGGACGAATGACAACCAG GCTCCTAGATATTCGAGGAGACAGGGATTTATGGAAGAGTACAGTGACATTAACGGTGCGTCTCAAGGAGATATATTTAAATCTCCCTGTTTAAAAGAAGCAAGTGCTTTTGTTGTCAAGCGGTCAAAGAATTCAACGTTGCTAGATAGTAGTCCGCCAGATAGTAGTCCTCTTCCAGATGCTTTCAGCAATGTGGCAGATGAAGATATGTGGTTGAAAATGAACAATGGTTTTGTTGCGGACCTTGATTCTCTTCAATTGACTCCCCCTCGAAATTATCAATCATTCCCACCAAACGATACAACTCCT GGTTGTATAAATCAAATTGAAAAGTACGAACAGGAGGTTCAAGCTTTGAGAAGACAACTAGAGCTTGCTCATGAAAAGATAAATGAACTCGAG AGAAAGCATTCAGATGAAGTACCATCAAGCAAGCAATTAATAGGCAAGAGCCTAGACAATCAACAAGAAACACAACTTATTCAAGATTTGCCTCTGAGGTTAACGGAATCCGTGGAAAACTACAAAGATAGCTTTGAGGAGGTTTTATCAGTAATGCAG AAAtttgctttggatggaaaattctCAACCGAAAAGATGCTTTCAACCATGAGTGAAATTGGTGCACAGCTATTTTCAACGTTGGAAGGTCACTTTACAATGTATAGAAATGGTGAAAGGTCTTCCACCGGAAACAACGCTATAATCCAAGAACAACGAAAAGAGTTTCATAAGAGGATGAATAACATAATTACATCACTGGAGTTATCAGAAAGCTCAACAACAGGAAATGAAGAGAGGCCTCCTTTGTGCAGCTGCGAACACAAG GGCTGTGGTTTGAGAGGAGAAACAGAAACTGCTTACTCAAAGGATGCTTTAAATGAAAGCCTCGAAAAGGAGTTACTACTATTGAAGAACGAAAGAGATTCCTTGCTACAGAAGTTATCTGAATCGTCTGATAAATTTGCAATGGTTTCAAACCAAAAGGAAGATGCATTGAAAGATTTAAATACTGAAGTACAGAGAAGAAAAAATCTAGAAGGGGAGGTTAAGCAGTTTACTGCAGCTTTTGTCCGTCGTCAGCAATCACTTATTTCATTGCGTAGTGATCTTAAGACCAAAATAGAGAATtggagagctcaaacaccaatTTAA
- the LOC131598559 gene encoding uncharacterized protein LOC131598559, giving the protein MRPQSEKTKGRRPRVVTGGPSFPFQQTRGASFPFQQTGGPSYSYQQSAGPSFPPQVPPGFQQTGGSRTTHPTQVPPSFQLTGGSRTTHPTQVPPSFQQTGRSRTTHPTQVPPSFQQTGGSRTSPTTHIPLGGDDHVEVDQDDIEQDEDDVLLDGDNLQGDDNPDEIQIVDGRYYITPVGHNFTPSRTAAKCVSYVIQQMYKDAWTRFGEVPNRDDWFKKFKEKCTWDVLSEKAVKKVFFTRASKRLSDTLRRVRKRWERDSSYPAWMGKDTLDKLLVYWDSPQLKAKSESGKKMRASEKGGHINAGGSISTYEHMRRMEKRLGRKPLMVELVKETRRKKSGEYVDESTRQALEDYQERLVRFLVTNPQFTPSEGQPLHPDVDFHIWNEVIGGKGPNGCFFGGGSMAECLRSGDRNLFERVRDGEGTSRPAQLSPQMMETIRQLPVSEARRESEQREMALKAQLEEQQRQIEAMTKRQAEMEGQQSLIERMAKRQAEMEEQMRLFMQFQGSGNQMFGGNVGVGGASTNQQDNDEDLNLDDFPDPGDT; this is encoded by the exons atgcgACCCCAATCTGAGAAGACTAAAGGTAGACGTCCGAGGGTAGTG ACTGGgggacctagctttccattccAGCAGACTAGGGGAGCTAGCTTTCCATTCCAGCAGACTGGGGGACCTAGTTATTCGTACCAGCAGAGTGCTGGACCTAGCTTTCCACCACAGGTCCCCCCAGGTTTCCAGCAGACAGGGGGATCTCGCACCACACATCCGACACaggtgcccccatccttccagctGACAGGGGGATCTCGTACCACACATCCGACACaggtgcccccatccttccagcagacagggCGATCACGCACCACACATCCGACACaggtgcccccatccttccagcagacagggGGATCACGTACCTCACCTACCACACATATACCTCTAGGCGGGGATGATCATGTGGAGGTAGATCAGGATGATATTGAGCAGGATGAGGATGATGTTTTGTTAGATGGCGATAATCTTCAGGGGGACGATAATCCGGATGAGATTCAAATCGTCGATGGCAGATATTATATTACGCCTGTCGGACATAA TTTTACTCCGAGTCGGACAGCTGCAAAGTGTGTGAGCTATGTGATTCAGCAAATGTATAAAGATGCTTGGACGAGATTTGGAGAAGTTCCAAATAGGGATGATTGGTTTAAAAAATTTAAg GAAAAGTGCACATGGGATGTTTTGAGCGAGAAGGCTGTTAAGAAAGTCTTTTTTACTAGAGCATCAAAAAGACTTTCTGACACCTTACgacgtgttagaaagcgttgggaacgtGATAGTAGTTATCCCGCTTGGATGGGCAAAGACACTCTTGATAAACTTCTGGTCTATTGGGATTCACCTCAACTTAAAGCTAAATCTGAAAGTGGCAAaaaaatgagggcatctgaaaaaggTGGGCACATTAATGCTGGTGGAAGTATAAGCACCTACGAACATATGCGACGCATG gaAAAGAGGTTGGGGAGAAAACCACTCATGGTTGAGTTAGTTAAGGAGACTCGGAGGAAAAAGTCGGGAGAGTATGTTGATGAGAGTACACGACAAGCTTTG gaggattatcaaGAAAGGCTTGTACGATTTTTGGTCACTAATCCGCAATTTACTCCTAGCGAAGGACAACCGCTTCATCCAGATGTTGATTTTCATATTTGGAATGAAGTCATTGGCGGAAAAGGTCCTAATGgatgtttttttggtggtggaagtATGGCGGAATGCTTGAGAAGTGGTGATAGAAATTTATTTGAAAGAGTAAGAGATGGGGAAGGAACGTCACGCCCAGCACAATTGTCCCCGCAAATGATGGAAACAATAAGACAATTGCCGGTAAGTGAGGCGAGACGCGAGTCAGAGCAACGTGAGAtggcgttaaaagcccaattaGAGGAGCAACAACGGCAAATAGAGGCAATGACGAAGAGGCAAGCGGAGATGGAGGGGCAACAAAGCCTAATAGAGAGAATGGCCAAGAGGCAAGCGGAGATGGAGGAGCAAATGCGGCTATTTATGCAATTCCAGGGAAGCGGTAATCAAATGTTTGGTGGAAACGTTGGAGTTGGTGGTGCCTCGACAAATCAACAAGATAATGATGAAGATTTAAACCTTGATGATTTTCCCGATCCAGGAGATACTTAA
- the LOC131598558 gene encoding peroxidase 5-like — protein MVTLSGAHTIRRAHCSAFSNRLYNFSSTSSQDPSLHPSYAALLKRQCPQGNTNQNLVIPMDPSSLGTADVGYYIDILAHRGLFTSDQALLTTTGTARQVNQNARNPLYFSCRCLDVRKTLYQSDHIQGWNNKRVISSDKSGRIILVLDTTPSSHRNKCLVIAKLQKSREKGRRIDDLDNAEVISAWRYSPGA, from the exons ATGGTCACTCTCTCTG GAGCACACACCATTAGACGCGCTCATTGCTCAGCTTTCAGCAACAGATTATACAACTTCAGCAGCACTTCAAGCCAGGATCCAAGTTTACATCCCTCATATGCTGCATTATTGAAGAGGCAATGTCCACAAGGAAACACAAACCAAAACTTGGTGATACCAATGGACCCTTCTAGCCTTGGAACTGCAGATGTAGGGTACTATATTGATATCTTGGCACATAGAGGCTTATTCACATCTGATCAGGCTCTCTTAACTACGACTGGAACAGCCAGACAAGTTAATCAAAATGCTAGGAATCCTCTTTATTTCTCTTGCAGATGTCTTGATGTCCGGAAAACCTTATATCAGAGTGATCATATTCAG GGTTGGAATAACAAAAGGGTTATTTCTTCGGACAAAAGTGGTCGAATTATTTTGGTGTTGGATACTACTCCATCTTCTCACAGAAACAAG TGTTTGGTGATCGCAAAATTGCAGAAAAGTCGGGAAAAAGGCCGAAGAATCGATGATTTGGACAATGCTGAAGTTATCAGTGCTTGGAGATATTCGCCCGGCGCATGA